A genomic window from Slackia heliotrinireducens DSM 20476 includes:
- the nusA gene encoding transcription termination factor NusA — MSSELMDALQALAHEKKIDEIYLIERLEASLAKSYQSILNLEWDARVTIDRTTGQIYVYELVPTGEMDEDGYWTEFEERDVTPSNVSRIAAQNAKSVIASIVREAGRQSIYDEFRDRVGDIVTGTVLQGTPDFTIVKIRDGVEAELPHYDEKRNPGERNEVPAGERYRHNQRIKTLIIDVRDPNSVENRGRGDQARPAIVVSRTHPDLIRRLFELEVPEIYDGMVEIKSIAREPGARSKVAVASREPNLDPVGACVGPKGSRVRMVVEELRNERVDVIQWSEDPAKYVANALSPARVTRVSVDEENQYATVIVPDDQLSLAIGKEGQNARLAARLTGWHIDIKSTSFAGQPAPEVNMLIDEEPEDEDVEFCSYVSETGVACRNHARPGSRFCGIHAEYEEK; from the coding sequence ATGTCTTCTGAATTGATGGATGCCCTTCAGGCGCTGGCCCATGAGAAGAAGATCGACGAGATCTACCTCATCGAACGCCTCGAGGCCTCCCTGGCCAAGAGCTACCAGTCCATTCTCAATCTGGAATGGGATGCTCGCGTGACCATCGACCGCACCACCGGTCAGATCTACGTGTACGAGCTCGTCCCCACGGGCGAGATGGACGAAGATGGCTACTGGACCGAGTTCGAAGAGCGCGACGTAACGCCTTCCAACGTAAGCCGCATCGCAGCCCAGAACGCCAAGAGCGTCATCGCCTCCATCGTCCGTGAAGCCGGCCGCCAGAGCATCTACGACGAGTTCCGTGACCGCGTTGGCGACATCGTCACGGGCACCGTGCTGCAGGGCACGCCTGACTTCACCATCGTGAAGATCCGCGACGGCGTCGAGGCCGAGCTGCCGCATTACGACGAGAAGCGCAACCCCGGCGAACGCAACGAGGTTCCCGCAGGCGAGCGCTACCGCCACAACCAGCGCATCAAGACCCTGATCATCGACGTCCGCGACCCCAATTCCGTGGAGAACCGCGGTCGTGGCGACCAGGCCCGTCCCGCCATCGTCGTGTCCCGTACCCATCCTGACCTGATTCGCCGTCTTTTCGAGCTCGAGGTTCCCGAGATCTACGACGGCATGGTCGAGATCAAGTCCATCGCCCGTGAGCCCGGCGCTCGTTCCAAGGTGGCCGTGGCTTCCCGCGAGCCCAATCTGGACCCGGTGGGTGCCTGCGTCGGCCCCAAGGGCAGCCGCGTGCGCATGGTCGTCGAGGAGCTGCGCAACGAGCGCGTCGACGTCATCCAGTGGTCGGAAGACCCCGCCAAGTACGTCGCCAACGCCTTGAGCCCGGCCCGCGTCACCCGCGTGTCCGTTGATGAGGAAAACCAGTACGCGACTGTCATCGTGCCTGACGACCAGCTGTCTTTGGCCATCGGCAAAGAGGGTCAGAACGCCCGTCTGGCGGCTCGCCTGACCGGCTGGCACATCGACATCAAGTCCACCAGCTTCGCTGGACAGCCGGCCCCCGAGGTCAACATGCTCATCGACGAGGAGCCCGAGGATGAGGACGTCGAGTTCTGCTCGTACGTTTCCGAAACCGGCGTCGCCTGCCGCAACCACGCCCGCCCCGGCAGCCGTTTCTGCGGCATTCACGCCGAGTACGAAGAGAAATAG
- the infB gene encoding translation initiation factor IF-2 gives MPNMRVLELAKEFGMDSKELLAKIHDLKIPAKSHASPLTEENVEKIRKALAPEVGAAAAGLDSKEAAALKAEQEAEAARKAEEEAERRKAMEHERAMRDAERAARGVSTPAPAPEEPAHTVKPAPKVSSGLSSLAQQIEEQRQAEAERKAKREAEARAAKLSAEVAKKKAVAEALANRNGKKSSAKTEETVQRAPKKPAPAPTPTRRTSAFNSLLSQIESENARINAEAEERKAAKKNSNRNAGGNRPAAAHNDGKAGVQDNRGGKKRGKRNEHRFEPDVPELNAQEAASGEDRYAQMAVQAEKLQRDKVLAEARAAVAAASSNEGEGRRRKRKEKREAEQRERLAMEAIEHGIDPDLVLDDSVVEVGEGVTVGEFAEALGVPSSDVIKRLFMLGQAFTVTQTMPEEMVELIADDMGRKVRIVSPEEEYAIVYNDSEEDLKPRPPVVTVMGHVDHGKTSLLDAIRSSGVALSEAGGITQHIGASVVNVQGRQVTFIDTPGHEAFTAMRARGAEVTDVVVLVVAADDGVMPQTVEAINHAEAAGVPIVVAVNKIDKPGANPDRVRQELVEYGVIPEEWGGSNMFVNVSAKKKEGIDDLLETILLQADVLELKANPDAIASGFVIEANLDRGRGPVATVLVQRGTLKPGDVVVAGQSYGRVRALVDPRGNHTKAAKPSDPVEILGLGSVPTAGDEFRVFEEERDARKLAEERQMRARLKEQEARGHVSLDDLFSRIEEGMADLNLVVKADVQGSIEALRDAFAKMDQSEVRINIIHAAVGGVTETDVTLAAASDAIIIGFNVRPTAGARKSAEREKVDIRLYRVIYQAIEDINAARVGMLAPEIIERDTGSAEVRDVFRVPKVGNVAGCYVTEGELSRDDRVRVVRNQTIIFEGTLSSLRRFKDDVKTVKQGYECGISVDGYNDVKVGDMIEGYRIEQVARTE, from the coding sequence ATGCCGAATATGAGAGTTCTGGAATTAGCCAAAGAATTCGGTATGGACAGCAAGGAGCTTCTTGCGAAGATCCATGATCTGAAGATCCCCGCCAAGAGCCATGCTTCGCCGCTTACCGAAGAGAACGTCGAAAAGATCCGCAAGGCGCTGGCACCCGAAGTCGGTGCCGCCGCAGCGGGCCTCGACAGCAAAGAAGCCGCTGCCCTGAAGGCCGAGCAGGAGGCGGAAGCCGCCAGGAAGGCCGAAGAGGAGGCGGAGCGCCGCAAGGCCATGGAGCACGAGCGCGCCATGCGTGACGCCGAGCGTGCCGCCCGTGGCGTTTCGACGCCTGCGCCGGCCCCCGAAGAGCCTGCGCACACGGTGAAGCCGGCCCCGAAGGTCTCTTCGGGCCTGTCCAGCCTTGCCCAGCAGATAGAGGAGCAGCGCCAGGCCGAAGCGGAGCGCAAGGCCAAGCGCGAGGCCGAGGCCCGCGCTGCCAAGCTGTCAGCCGAGGTGGCCAAGAAGAAGGCCGTGGCAGAGGCTCTTGCCAACCGTAACGGCAAGAAGTCTTCCGCCAAGACCGAGGAGACGGTCCAGCGGGCCCCCAAGAAGCCCGCGCCGGCTCCCACGCCGACCCGTCGCACCTCCGCGTTCAACTCGCTGCTTTCGCAGATAGAGTCCGAGAACGCGCGCATTAACGCCGAGGCGGAGGAGCGCAAGGCCGCCAAGAAGAACAGCAACCGCAATGCCGGCGGCAACCGTCCTGCGGCTGCCCACAACGACGGCAAGGCCGGCGTTCAGGACAACCGTGGCGGCAAGAAGCGCGGCAAGCGCAACGAGCATCGCTTCGAGCCCGATGTGCCTGAGCTGAACGCCCAGGAAGCGGCGTCCGGCGAGGACAGGTATGCCCAGATGGCCGTTCAGGCCGAAAAGCTGCAGCGCGACAAGGTGCTGGCCGAGGCCCGCGCCGCCGTGGCCGCAGCCAGCAGCAACGAGGGCGAAGGCCGTCGCCGCAAGCGCAAGGAGAAGCGCGAGGCCGAGCAGCGCGAGCGTCTGGCGATGGAAGCCATCGAGCACGGCATCGACCCCGACCTGGTGCTCGACGACAGTGTTGTCGAGGTGGGCGAGGGCGTAACCGTCGGCGAATTCGCCGAAGCCCTGGGCGTTCCCTCCAGCGACGTCATCAAGCGACTGTTCATGCTTGGGCAGGCGTTCACCGTCACCCAGACCATGCCTGAGGAGATGGTCGAACTGATCGCCGACGACATGGGCCGCAAGGTCCGCATCGTGTCGCCGGAGGAGGAGTACGCCATCGTCTACAACGACTCCGAAGAAGACCTGAAGCCCCGCCCGCCGGTGGTCACGGTCATGGGCCACGTCGACCACGGCAAAACCTCGCTGCTCGACGCCATCCGTTCTTCGGGCGTCGCCCTGTCCGAGGCCGGCGGCATCACCCAGCACATCGGCGCATCGGTGGTCAACGTGCAGGGCCGTCAGGTCACGTTTATCGACACCCCCGGCCACGAGGCGTTTACCGCCATGCGTGCCCGCGGTGCTGAAGTGACCGACGTTGTCGTTCTGGTCGTTGCGGCCGACGACGGCGTCATGCCCCAGACCGTTGAGGCAATCAACCACGCAGAGGCCGCAGGCGTGCCCATCGTGGTTGCCGTCAACAAGATCGACAAGCCCGGCGCGAATCCCGACCGTGTGCGCCAGGAACTTGTGGAATACGGCGTCATCCCCGAAGAATGGGGCGGCTCCAACATGTTCGTCAACGTGTCCGCCAAGAAGAAGGAGGGCATCGACGATCTGCTCGAGACCATCCTGCTGCAGGCTGACGTGCTCGAACTGAAGGCCAACCCCGACGCCATCGCATCCGGCTTCGTCATCGAGGCGAACCTGGACAGGGGCCGCGGCCCTGTTGCCACCGTTCTGGTGCAGCGCGGCACCTTGAAGCCTGGCGATGTGGTCGTCGCAGGTCAGAGCTATGGTCGCGTTCGCGCCCTGGTCGACCCGCGCGGCAACCACACCAAGGCCGCCAAGCCTTCCGACCCGGTTGAGATCTTGGGTCTGGGCAGCGTGCCTACCGCAGGTGACGAGTTCCGCGTATTCGAAGAGGAGCGCGACGCCCGCAAACTGGCCGAAGAGCGCCAGATGCGTGCCCGCCTCAAGGAGCAGGAAGCCCGCGGGCATGTCTCCCTGGACGACTTGTTCAGCCGTATCGAAGAGGGCATGGCCGACCTCAACCTGGTGGTCAAGGCCGACGTTCAGGGTTCCATCGAGGCTCTGCGCGACGCCTTCGCCAAGATGGACCAGTCCGAGGTCCGCATCAACATCATCCATGCCGCTGTCGGCGGCGTGACCGAGACCGACGTCACGCTTGCTGCCGCGTCGGACGCCATCATCATTGGCTTCAACGTGCGTCCCACGGCCGGCGCCCGCAAGTCCGCCGAGCGCGAGAAGGTCGACATCCGCCTGTACCGCGTCATCTACCAGGCCATCGAGGACATCAATGCCGCGCGCGTCGGCATGCTTGCCCCCGAAATCATCGAGCGCGACACCGGTTCGGCCGAGGTCCGCGACGTGTTCCGCGTACCCAAGGTGGGCAACGTCGCCGGCTGCTACGTCACCGAAGGCGAGCTGTCCCGCGACGACCGTGTCCGCGTGGTCCGCAACCAGACCATCATCTTCGAAGGCACGTTGTCTTCGCTGCGCCGTTTCAAGGACGACGTCAAGACGGTCAAGCAGGGCTACGAATGCGGCATCAGCGTCGACGGCTACAACGACGTCAAGGTGGGCGACATGATCGAAGGTTACCGCATCGAGCAGGTCGCACGTACCGAATAA
- the rbfA gene encoding 30S ribosome-binding factor RbfA, translating to MKQSNANRKTNEQAREILANILLFEVSDPRLSMVTITGCEVSFDRSYCNVFYTAEPGTYEGAAAGFEAAKGRIRSLMGRSLSWRVTPELRFLLDPSVDEAERIARALAADAERNAASAAKNAGSNLDDTYDWEDDEED from the coding sequence ATGAAGCAATCGAACGCCAACCGTAAAACCAACGAGCAGGCCAGGGAGATTCTGGCGAATATTCTGCTGTTCGAGGTGTCCGACCCGCGTCTGAGCATGGTGACCATCACCGGATGCGAGGTCAGCTTCGACCGCAGCTACTGCAACGTCTTCTATACCGCCGAGCCCGGAACGTACGAGGGCGCTGCCGCTGGCTTCGAAGCGGCCAAAGGTCGCATCCGTTCGCTCATGGGCCGCAGCCTGTCCTGGCGCGTGACGCCTGAGTTGCGTTTCCTGTTGGACCCCAGCGTTGATGAGGCCGAACGCATCGCCCGTGCCCTGGCTGCCGACGCCGAGCGCAACGCGGCCAGCGCCGCGAAGAACGCTGGGTCGAACCTGGACGACACCTACGACTGGGAAGACGACGAGGAGGACTAA
- a CDS encoding DHH family phosphoesterase, translating to MAVTPQTNATLADIARELKKHDTFALCGHVSPDGDCLGSLLALAFALESLGKRADVLLATSDPIPADLAFLPGAERLVPAKEYQGSPEAFVACDVPTTERLRDASEVQARAQVRFTIDHHAVPTVMSEFNYVDPDAAAVGILMWDLIKELGVEPTVDMAVCCYVALMTDTGRFQFQNADERAFRAATEMVAAGASPSEASQAVYQSRTLASFKLERRMLERIRVSDSGKWVLSYVTVADYSESGAVDADAEILIDSIRSLGGIYTACILRERENVIRGSIRSKVDDIDVAEIARSLGGGGHKAAAGFTFKGSLEDAIEAVSKAMDKAVAAYDQERA from the coding sequence ATGGCCGTCACCCCGCAGACCAACGCGACGCTGGCGGACATCGCCCGCGAACTGAAGAAGCACGACACCTTCGCGCTGTGCGGCCACGTGAGCCCCGACGGCGATTGTCTGGGCAGCCTGTTGGCGCTGGCCTTTGCGTTGGAGTCGTTGGGAAAGCGTGCCGACGTGCTGCTGGCCACATCCGACCCCATTCCCGCCGACCTGGCGTTTCTGCCTGGTGCGGAGCGTCTTGTGCCGGCGAAGGAGTACCAGGGCTCGCCCGAGGCGTTCGTCGCCTGCGACGTGCCTACGACCGAGCGTCTGCGCGATGCGTCGGAGGTGCAGGCCCGAGCGCAGGTCAGGTTCACGATAGACCACCATGCCGTGCCTACGGTCATGTCCGAGTTCAACTACGTCGACCCCGATGCGGCGGCGGTGGGCATCCTCATGTGGGACCTGATCAAGGAGCTCGGCGTGGAACCGACCGTCGACATGGCCGTGTGCTGCTACGTGGCGCTCATGACCGATACGGGCCGCTTCCAGTTCCAGAACGCCGATGAACGCGCCTTCCGGGCAGCCACCGAGATGGTCGCCGCCGGCGCCTCGCCTTCGGAGGCTTCCCAGGCGGTGTACCAGTCCCGGACGCTGGCCTCCTTCAAGTTGGAGAGGCGCATGCTGGAACGCATCCGCGTGTCCGACAGCGGCAAATGGGTGCTGTCCTACGTGACTGTTGCCGACTATTCCGAATCCGGGGCCGTGGATGCCGACGCCGAGATCCTTATCGACTCCATCCGTTCCCTTGGAGGCATCTATACCGCTTGCATCCTGCGCGAACGTGAGAACGTCATCCGCGGATCCATCCGTTCCAAGGTGGATGACATCGACGTGGCCGAAATCGCCCGCAGCCTGGGCGGAGGCGGCCACAAGGCGGCTGCAGGATTTACGTTCAAAGGCTCGCTGGAAGACGCGATAGAGGCCGTTTCGAAGGCCATGGACAAGGCCGTTGCCGCATACGACCAGGAGCGCGCATGA
- the truB gene encoding tRNA pseudouridine(55) synthase TruB, with protein MKRGESGLSLVVGVDKPKGMSSHDVVNRCRRIFGERRVGHTGTLDPLATGALAVCIGPATRLDAYFVNHDKVYDVRIAFGTATDTDDRCGQVIRTAEVPPELSDETQARAFLFTCLGKQLQTPPQYSAIKRDGKRAYEAARAGNVVELDAREITVYAADLLQTGRTEDGVLFWDVRFGVSKGTYIRSLARDIGVRLGTAAHVSELRRIEAGGLHVDQCVTLEELEAAGPKAAIDPVRLLGFRTAFLNERQQADVANGKRLPAKTLQLFEAPRNDQGDCCMTAHAKRSSAPLADGETISMVAGNTLVALYSAQVNRGMVSPCCVFAQGVYRGSNI; from the coding sequence ATGAAACGTGGGGAAAGCGGCCTGTCGCTTGTAGTGGGCGTGGACAAGCCTAAAGGCATGAGTTCCCATGACGTGGTCAACCGGTGCCGCCGCATCTTCGGCGAGCGCCGCGTGGGCCATACCGGAACGCTCGACCCTTTGGCAACGGGCGCCTTGGCGGTGTGCATCGGGCCTGCTACCAGGCTTGACGCGTACTTCGTCAACCACGACAAGGTCTATGACGTGCGAATAGCCTTCGGTACGGCAACCGACACCGACGACAGGTGCGGCCAGGTCATCCGTACGGCCGAGGTGCCGCCCGAGCTGTCTGACGAGACCCAGGCCAGAGCCTTTCTCTTCACATGTCTGGGCAAGCAGCTGCAGACGCCGCCGCAGTATTCGGCCATCAAACGCGACGGCAAGCGCGCCTACGAGGCCGCCCGTGCCGGCAACGTCGTCGAGCTGGATGCCCGCGAGATTACCGTGTACGCCGCCGACCTGCTGCAAACGGGCCGCACCGAGGACGGCGTCCTGTTCTGGGACGTTCGGTTCGGCGTTTCCAAGGGGACGTACATCCGCTCGCTGGCCCGGGACATCGGAGTTCGTCTGGGGACGGCCGCCCACGTGTCGGAGCTTCGCCGCATCGAGGCGGGCGGGCTGCATGTGGACCAGTGCGTGACTCTGGAGGAGCTGGAGGCCGCAGGCCCGAAGGCGGCCATCGATCCCGTGCGGCTGCTGGGCTTCCGCACGGCGTTTCTCAACGAGCGGCAGCAGGCCGACGTGGCCAACGGAAAGCGTCTGCCTGCGAAGACCCTGCAGCTGTTCGAGGCGCCCCGGAACGACCAGGGCGATTGCTGCATGACGGCACACGCCAAACGGTCGAGTGCGCCTTTGGCGGACGGCGAGACCATAAGCATGGTCGCAGGCAATACATTGGTTGCCCTCTATTCCGCACAGGTGAATCGTGGTATGGTTTCACCCTGCTGCGTCTTTGCTCAAGGAGTGTATCGTGGGTCTAATATATAG
- the ribF gene encoding riboflavin biosynthesis protein RibF, with protein MGLIYSIDEAFEKRVLVGASCAFGVFDGVHKGHQFLIDSACEMARENGGASVALTFDIDPDEVFRPDKLKKLMTNEERIQALSRTCADYVVVLPFTREFASQLPMDFLATTFGEEIIYSLHVGNDFRFGCKAQGTVADLKAWGDGLGVRICDHDLKSKYGSPITATRIRGLLSCGDCEVATKLLGHPYTFTGKVLEGRHEGADMGFATANLELPAMRQVLGEGVYAAYGYVDGRKYKVAMSVGVAPTFEDATATCEAHILDFEGDIYGDTITIEPVHYLRPMIKFESTDELIATVMDNIAWTRENL; from the coding sequence GTGGGTCTAATATATAGTATTGACGAAGCGTTTGAGAAACGCGTGCTTGTGGGTGCATCCTGCGCGTTCGGCGTGTTCGACGGCGTGCATAAGGGGCATCAGTTCCTCATCGATTCGGCCTGCGAGATGGCTCGGGAGAACGGCGGCGCTTCGGTGGCTCTGACCTTCGACATAGATCCTGACGAGGTGTTTCGTCCTGACAAGCTGAAAAAGCTCATGACGAACGAGGAGCGCATCCAGGCGCTTTCGCGGACCTGCGCGGATTACGTCGTGGTGCTTCCCTTCACAAGGGAGTTCGCATCCCAGCTGCCCATGGACTTTCTGGCCACGACGTTCGGCGAGGAGATCATCTACTCGCTGCACGTCGGCAATGATTTCCGGTTCGGCTGCAAGGCGCAGGGCACAGTCGCCGACCTGAAGGCATGGGGCGACGGACTTGGCGTGAGGATCTGTGACCACGACTTGAAGAGCAAGTACGGCTCGCCCATTACGGCAACGCGCATCCGGGGCCTTCTGTCTTGCGGCGACTGCGAAGTGGCCACGAAGCTTTTGGGACATCCGTACACGTTTACGGGCAAAGTTCTGGAAGGACGTCACGAAGGCGCTGACATGGGGTTCGCTACAGCCAACCTGGAACTGCCGGCCATGCGCCAGGTGTTGGGCGAAGGCGTGTACGCCGCCTACGGATATGTCGACGGCAGGAAATACAAGGTCGCCATGAGCGTCGGCGTTGCTCCGACCTTCGAGGATGCGACGGCCACCTGCGAAGCCCATATTCTGGATTTCGAAGGCGACATCTACGGCGACACGATTACCATCGAACCGGTTCATTACCTGCGTCCGATGATCAAGTTCGAGAGCACGGATGAGCTCATCGCCACGGTGATGGACAACATCGCATGGACGCGGGAGAACCTGTAG
- the dnaG gene encoding DNA primase: protein MASIPEDDIRKVREASDLVAIVGDRVPLRQRGRDFWGCCPFHNEKTPSFKVDPNTQLWHCFGCGEGGDVISFVMKLDDIGFADAVRELARRAGIQITEDERERAVRGKKARLKEVCEATAAFYHTQLMRSRDEGAASARSYLGSRDLGGTIPKTWNLGFAPGRGALVRHLRSLGFTQQQMIDANVALISNRTNKLQDRFYNRIMFPIRDAEGDTIAFGGRVIGKGEPKYLNTQETALFHKSQVLFGLDMAKGAMASTGIAIIVEGYTDVIVLHEAGVKNVVATLGTALTAQHVRQLSRHAKNKIVYLFDGDEAGQRAADRAARFVDESMLPEAGRKQVGLYACTLPDNLDPADFVQQRGADALKVLLDDAKPLMRYAIDRKLAARDLTDYAEKSRVLPEVIELLAPIRQSLMAQEYVNYLADRLQVDSRVIQDKLANARVPRPMGEAADGPAQQPAAPANAQPAFELSSKERERLRIEQEFLALAATHPQIGIQFAAQIARTMWRSRNHGAIAEGLLTMLAEYPQATAAELITALDAACPGSRSVLTSASSYDVSDPVRLATFLSEELAIRDMEQNILSMNAEIKDSSLTDDERNILYASVVALQKELAALRRSHTVV from the coding sequence GTGGCATCCATTCCCGAGGATGATATTCGCAAGGTGCGTGAGGCGAGCGATCTGGTGGCCATTGTGGGCGACAGGGTTCCGCTGCGCCAGCGCGGTCGCGACTTCTGGGGCTGCTGCCCGTTCCACAACGAGAAAACGCCGTCGTTCAAGGTCGACCCGAACACCCAGCTTTGGCATTGCTTCGGCTGCGGCGAAGGTGGCGACGTCATCAGCTTCGTCATGAAGCTTGACGACATCGGGTTCGCCGATGCCGTTCGTGAACTGGCCCGACGTGCTGGCATCCAGATTACCGAAGACGAACGCGAACGTGCGGTGCGCGGCAAGAAGGCGCGCCTGAAAGAGGTGTGCGAGGCCACGGCCGCGTTCTATCATACGCAACTCATGCGCTCCCGCGACGAAGGGGCCGCTTCCGCCCGCTCGTATCTGGGGTCCCGCGATTTGGGCGGCACCATTCCCAAAACATGGAATCTGGGGTTCGCGCCCGGACGAGGAGCATTGGTCAGGCACCTTCGCTCGCTGGGTTTCACCCAGCAGCAGATGATCGACGCCAATGTGGCGCTGATCTCCAACCGCACCAACAAGCTGCAGGACCGGTTCTACAACCGCATCATGTTCCCGATTCGCGACGCCGAAGGCGACACCATCGCGTTTGGCGGCCGCGTCATCGGCAAGGGCGAGCCCAAGTATCTGAACACCCAGGAGACGGCGCTGTTCCATAAGTCGCAAGTGCTGTTCGGGCTGGATATGGCCAAAGGCGCCATGGCCTCGACGGGCATCGCGATCATCGTGGAGGGTTACACCGACGTCATCGTGCTGCACGAGGCTGGCGTGAAGAACGTCGTTGCCACGCTTGGCACGGCGTTGACGGCGCAACACGTGCGTCAGCTCTCGCGCCACGCCAAGAACAAGATCGTCTATCTGTTCGACGGTGATGAAGCAGGCCAGCGGGCCGCCGACCGTGCCGCACGGTTCGTGGACGAGAGCATGTTGCCTGAAGCGGGGCGCAAGCAGGTGGGTCTGTACGCCTGCACGCTGCCCGACAACCTGGACCCGGCCGATTTCGTGCAGCAGCGGGGCGCCGACGCGCTCAAGGTGTTGCTGGATGACGCCAAGCCGCTGATGCGCTACGCCATCGACCGGAAGCTGGCGGCTCGGGATTTGACGGACTATGCGGAAAAGAGCCGGGTGCTGCCCGAGGTCATCGAGCTTCTGGCTCCCATTCGCCAGTCGCTTATGGCGCAGGAGTACGTGAACTACCTGGCCGACCGGTTGCAGGTGGATTCCAGGGTCATTCAGGACAAGCTCGCCAACGCCCGCGTGCCGCGTCCGATGGGGGAGGCCGCCGACGGCCCCGCCCAGCAGCCTGCCGCCCCAGCGAATGCACAGCCCGCCTTCGAGCTGTCTTCGAAGGAGCGGGAGCGTCTGCGCATCGAGCAGGAATTCTTGGCTTTGGCCGCCACGCATCCGCAGATAGGCATCCAGTTCGCCGCCCAGATAGCGCGAACCATGTGGCGCAGCCGCAACCACGGCGCCATCGCCGAAGGGCTGCTGACCATGTTGGCGGAATATCCCCAGGCCACAGCAGCGGAGTTGATTACCGCCCTTGATGCGGCCTGTCCCGGCTCGCGTTCGGTTCTCACATCGGCCTCGTCCTACGACGTGTCCGATCCGGTGCGCTTGGCAACGTTTTTGTCCGAGGAGCTTGCGATTCGCGATATGGAGCAGAACATCCTGTCCATGAACGCCGAAATCAAGGATTCGTCTCTGACCGACGACGAACGCAACATTCTGTATGCCAGCGTCGTGGCTCTGCAAAAGGAACTGGCTGCGCTGCGGCGGTCCCATACTGTCGTTTAA
- the rpoD gene encoding RNA polymerase sigma factor RpoD — MTEDDIASAEDKDDTAIEDEDLLEGIPEEELKAPSAAAATLPKIKNNRSSRSRVRRSADTSVTMLTGDPVRMYLKEIGKVPLLTPSEEVDLAMKIEAGVAATAELEKAEEEGVELDRRERRRLTRVEQVGLDAKDQLIEANLRLVVSIAKRYVGRGMLFLDLIQEGNLGLIRAVEKFDYTKGFKFSTYATWWIRQAITRAIADQARTIRIPVHMVETINKLVRIQRQLLQELGRDPSPEEIGEKMGLSAERVREIQKLSQEPVSLETPIGEEEDSQLGDFIEDDSAIVPVDAASFAMMQEQLSKVLDTLGERERNVVIKRFGLEDGQPHTLEEVGREFGVTRERIRQIESKTLAKLRHPSRSSKLKDYLED; from the coding sequence ATGACGGAGGATGACATCGCAAGCGCAGAAGACAAAGACGATACCGCCATCGAAGACGAAGACTTGCTCGAGGGAATTCCTGAAGAGGAGCTGAAGGCTCCTTCGGCCGCTGCGGCAACACTCCCCAAGATCAAGAACAACCGCTCTTCGCGTTCGCGCGTTCGTCGTTCCGCGGACACGTCGGTGACCATGCTTACCGGCGACCCTGTTCGCATGTACCTCAAAGAAATCGGCAAAGTCCCGCTGCTTACCCCTTCGGAGGAAGTCGACTTGGCCATGAAGATCGAGGCCGGCGTCGCCGCTACTGCCGAACTGGAGAAGGCGGAAGAGGAGGGCGTCGAGCTCGACCGTCGTGAGCGCCGTCGCCTGACCCGCGTGGAGCAGGTCGGTCTTGACGCGAAAGACCAGCTTATCGAAGCGAACCTGCGTCTCGTGGTCTCCATCGCCAAGCGTTATGTCGGTCGTGGCATGCTGTTCCTGGACCTCATCCAGGAAGGCAACCTCGGCCTGATTCGTGCGGTCGAGAAATTCGACTACACCAAGGGCTTCAAATTCTCCACGTACGCCACGTGGTGGATTCGTCAGGCCATCACCCGCGCCATCGCCGACCAGGCGCGTACCATCCGCATTCCGGTGCACATGGTCGAGACCATCAACAAGCTTGTCCGCATCCAGCGCCAGCTGCTGCAGGAGCTGGGCCGCGATCCCAGCCCCGAGGAGATCGGCGAGAAGATGGGCCTGTCTGCAGAGCGTGTGCGCGAGATCCAGAAGCTGAGCCAGGAGCCCGTGTCCCTCGAAACGCCCATCGGCGAAGAGGAGGATTCCCAGCTCGGCGACTTCATCGAGGATGACTCCGCCATCGTTCCCGTGGACGCGGCCAGCTTCGCTATGATGCAGGAGCAGCTTTCCAAGGTGCTCGACACCCTGGGCGAGCGCGAGCGCAACGTGGTCATCAAGCGCTTCGGCCTGGAAGACGGCCAGCCTCACACGTTGGAGGAGGTCGGACGGGAGTTCGGCGTCACTCGCGAGCGTATCCGCCAAATCGAGAGCAAGACCTTGGCGAAATTGCGTCATCCCAGTCGTTCTTCCAAGTTGAAGGACTATTTGGAAGACTAG